A stretch of Stenotrophomonas indicatrix DNA encodes these proteins:
- the clpP gene encoding ATP-dependent Clp endopeptidase proteolytic subunit ClpP, with the protein MDNRTKALNMVPMVVEQTSRGERAYDIYSRLLKERLIFLVGPIDDHMANVVVAQLLFLEAENPEKDISIYINSPGGVVTAGMAIYDTMQYIKPDVSTICVGQAASMGALLLASGAAGKRYALPNSRVMIHQPLGGFQGQATDIDIHAREILTLRARLNEVLAKHTGQSLETIARDTERDNFKSAVDAVAYGLVDQVLERRPEESIQAG; encoded by the coding sequence ATGGACAACCGAACCAAAGCCCTGAACATGGTTCCCATGGTGGTCGAGCAGACCAGCCGCGGCGAGCGTGCCTACGACATCTATTCGCGCCTGTTGAAGGAGCGCCTGATCTTCCTGGTTGGCCCGATCGACGATCACATGGCCAACGTGGTGGTGGCGCAGCTGCTGTTCCTGGAAGCGGAAAACCCGGAAAAGGACATCAGCATCTACATCAACTCGCCGGGTGGCGTGGTCACCGCCGGCATGGCGATCTACGACACCATGCAGTACATCAAGCCGGACGTGAGCACCATCTGCGTTGGCCAGGCCGCCTCGATGGGCGCGCTGCTGCTGGCGTCCGGTGCGGCGGGCAAGCGCTATGCGCTGCCGAACTCGCGGGTGATGATCCACCAGCCGCTGGGTGGCTTCCAGGGCCAGGCCACCGACATCGACATCCACGCACGCGAGATCCTGACCCTGCGTGCGCGCCTGAACGAAGTGCTGGCCAAGCACACCGGCCAGTCGCTGGAGACCATCGCGCGCGATACCGAGCGCGACAACTTCAAGAGCGCGGTCGATGCGGTCGCCTACGGCCTGGTCGACCAGGTCCTGGAGCGTCGTCCGGAAGAGTCGATCCAGGCCGGCTGA